The stretch of DNA GAAAATCCTTTGTAAATGAAACAATGTTGATTTTAGACCCAAAATACAAGATAAAATGAAAGCTTTGGTTCGAATTCTACGTTCTAAAACCTAGCGAGCGGAAAATATTATATGAACTGCATTTTAATTTGGAAATTAGGTTTCAAACCGTGTCAAAGGGGCAATTAGAAATTGTGGAGggcctaaaaagtaaaattataattataataccCATCAAATGACAGTTTCTCCCCACCTCACATGTTTCTTTTTTACCCAAAAAACACGCAGAAAAATtcgataaatttttttttcaaatatatattattttgtaaatttttccCTGAAAAAAATTTCGAAAAACTTTTTCAGAAGTTTTCTGCGTGTTTTgggtagaaaagaaatatgGAGGGGGgaaaagaaaaacttaaaaagAAGTATGTCAGTTGGGCTCATCTTTACAAAAATCAAGTCAGTTGGGCTTTGGGCTCTGCCGACCTTTAAATGAATATTCTtgtaaaataaaacaagttttttatccaaaaataatGACATCATATATTGCACTTTTAAACTGTCACCCCTGATGAGTGTCTGAGTGAACAGTGCCTCGTTTGGAATACAATAAATTCCATGTCCTGTTCTCAAACATCCAATAACAAAAATGTCGTTTaacgtaaaaaataaaaaacaaataccAGTAATTAACATTTTCTCGGAAAAAAAAGTACtttctccgtcccaaaactttagtccttttagaATTTTGCAtggagattaagaaatgataagtaaagtcatttttactcttactttattaagaaagaaaaaatatatttaattaatgttttaactttagtaagggtacaaatagtaaagtatcactaaatgtgcattgattttttaaaagactaaagttttggaacaaaataaaaaaggtaaaaagactaaagatttgGGACAAATGGAATAATTAacaagagtaaaaaaaaaaactaagccaTAAATAAATGGTTTTTTCTATACAATATTTGATAATTTAGAGATATTTATtcgataattaataaaaataagtcaTGAAGgaaaagttcaataaattttatttataagaaCAACAAATAAATCTGCTTATATGACGTGTTTTCATTAGTAAATAAATATCTTCACATTATGATggaataacataaaacttatctaaataattttaaaagaaagtaTATAAGAAATGAAAATCAACAATATTTCTTTAAAACGTTACACACAAAATATCCTTTCGTATTGATTTCTTCCCTTAAATAGTTAACAAAAATTATTGCACTTCAATTCAAAAcagattattaaaaataaaaaatccaatgagaataataatattgaaaaagaaaactacataaaaagagaagaaaaaaaaaaaaggtaagagACAAGGACAAAGTAAGACCCACCAAAACAACCAGAaaaaaacaaagacaaaaacaCACAAAACAACATACATAGTAACGCGTGCATTCCACTCCCAAATCATCACGTCTAAAGTTTCGCACGTGGCACTCGTTTCTCATCAAAACCTCATTCCACCTAAATCACACCAAAATGTTCCCCACGCGCGCAAAGTCACCGCGTGAAAAAGTTAACTCTCTCTTCACTCTCATTCGCTTTGCCATTTCAGTCTCTCACACACTCTCTCTTTAACAATGCTTCTAACATTTCATCTCtgaacccaaaaaaaaaatcacaacaacacaaacaaaaaaaacctttGAAATGTTCTAAAATGTTCTAAAACCAAACCACCATGAACtgtgaaatgaaataaaataaaacagaaacGTTAAAGTTAACGGTGTTAGAGTGGTGTGTGTATAATGGCAGCTACTACGAATACAACGGCGTCAATTGTTGACACTACGAATTCGTCAGAAGAAGCAACGGCAAAAGCGATTCAAAAACGTTACGAAGGTTTAGTAACAGTACGAAACAAAGCGATTAAAGGAAAAGGAGCTTGGTATTGGTCACACCTTGAACCATTACTCGTTCATAACAACGAAACGGGACTTCCAAAAGCCGTTAAGTTACGGTGTTTTCTATGCGACGCCGTTTTCTCAGCTTCTAACCCTTCAAGAACAGCTTCTGAACATTTAAAACGCGGAACTTGCCCTAATTTCAATTCCGCCGTAAAACCTATTTCTTCTGTTTCGCCGGAAACTGGTTCCGGTGCTGGTGCTggtgctgttgttgttgtttcttcACCGCCGCCGTTTTCGTCTTCTTCTGTTCACCGACGTAAGAGAAGCTCACCGCCGTCGCAGCAGTATGGTGTGGATCGGTTACAGATGGTTACGGTTTCGAATTTGTTGCCGCCGCAGCAACCGCCGCCGCATTTGATGTTGTCTGGTGGAAAAGATGATTTGGGTGCTTTGGCTATGTTGGAAGATAGTGTGAAGAAGCTGAAGAGTCCTAAAACTTCACCTGGTATTGTTCTTCATAAGACTCAAGTTGATAGTGCTATTGATTTTTTAGCTGATTGGGTTTATGAATCTTGTGGTTCTGTTTCTTTTTCGAGTTTGGAGCATCCAAAGTTTAGAGCTTTTCTTACACAAGTTGGTTTGCCACCTGTTTTTCCTAGAGAGTTTGTTGGTAGTAGATTGGATTCCAAATTTGAGGAAGTGAAATCTGAATCAGAAGCTAGGATTAGAGATGCTATGTTCTTTCAAATCGGTTCCGATGGTTGGAAAAAAACGAAAGATTATGAAAATGATCAGAGTTTGGTGAATTTGACTGTGAATCTTCCAAATGGGACAAGTTTGTATAGAAAGGCTGTTTTTGTTAATGGTTCTGTTCCTTCTAACTATGCTGAGGATGTTCTGTGGGAGACAATTAATGGAATTTGTGGGAATCTAGTTCAGAATTGTGTTGGGATAGTTGCTGACAAGTTCAAGTCAAAGGCATTGAGAAACTTGGAGATTCAGAATCATTGGATGGTTAATCTCTCTTGTCAGTATCAAGGTTTCAATAGTTTAATCAAGGATTTTACTAAAGAGCTTCCTTTGTTTCGAACCATGACCGAGAGTTGTATCAAGCTAACAAATTTTGTCAATTACACGTCTCCAATTCGGAATAGTTTCCACAAGTACCAATTGCAAGAGTACGGTCACACGTGGTTGCTTCGAGTAATACCAATGCGGGAATTTGAGGATTTTAACTTTGAACCTGTTTATGCAATGATTGAGGATACATTGAGTTCAGTTCGCGCTTTGCAGTTGGTCTTACTCGATGAATCATTCAAGATGGTATGCATGGAAGACAGGAATGCTAGAGAAGTCGGTGACATGATTCGCGCCGTCGGCTTTTGGAATGATTTGGAAGCTGTACACAGTTTAGTTAAATTGGTGAAAGACATGGCTAAGGAAATTGAATCCGAAAAGCCATTGGTTGGACAATGCCTTCTCCTTTGGAATGAGTTGAGAACAAAAGTGAAAGATTGGTGTTCTAAATTCAACATTGCAGAAGGAGCAATAGAAAAGTTGATTGAAAGAAGGTTTCGGAAAAACTACCATCCGGCTTGGGCTGCAGCATACATTCTCGACCCTCTTTACCTAATAAGAGACACAAGTGGAAAATACCTTCCACCATTTAAGCACTTAACACCAGAACAAGAGAAAGACGTCGATAGACTCATAACAAGGCTTGTTTCAAGAGATGAAGCACACATTGTTCTAATGGAACTCATGAAATGGAGAACAGAAGGTCTCGATCCGGTTTATGCGCAAGCCGTACAAATGAAGGAAAGAGATCCTATTACTGGGAAGATGAGGATTGTTAATCCACAAAGTAGTAGACTTGTTTGGGAAACTTATTTAACTGAATTCAAATCCTTAGGAAGAGTTGCTGTGAGGTTAATTTTCCTTCATGCAACTTCTTGTGGTTTCAAATGTAGTTGGTCTTTATGGAAATGGGTTTGTTCTCATGGACACTACAAGACTTCATTGGATAAAGTTCAGAAGTTGATTTTTGTTGCAGCTCATTCTAAATTGGAAAGAAGGGATTTTTCAAGTGATGAAGATAAGGATGCAGAATTATTCACCTTGGCAAATGGTGAGGATGATGTGTTGAATGAGGTTCTTGTTGATAGTTCAtcagtgtaacaatttttttattccactttttttcttttgagttAATTTAATCAGCTCtaggaattttaattttttaggaTTTATTATTGAATTCTTTCCACTacccttttttcttttctgccACATGATTTGAGCAACTTCCCCTCACCTTTGATTGTAAAACTAGAGAAAAAAGAAGTGCATAACCAATTGGTGAAGGATGTTGTAGAAATtctattctgtttttttttttttttgtcaagtagtttagtggctagaatttcacatttttaaggTGATTAAGTGGGGTATCAGAGTTTGAATCTCGGTCTCTGCATATTACTtacaatgtccctaccaactgaaccATGTTCACTAGGACGAAATTCTATTTTGTTCTATTCCTCTAGCACTTTGATCagataaataatatttgtaaaGGGGAAGTTTTTATCAGTTCTCCTTTGATTTTAAGCTTCTTTTTGCTCACCATGCATTAAATTTTGTAAATTCA from Trifolium pratense cultivar HEN17-A07 linkage group LG5, ARS_RC_1.1, whole genome shotgun sequence encodes:
- the LOC123887251 gene encoding uncharacterized protein LOC123887251, coding for MAATTNTTASIVDTTNSSEEATAKAIQKRYEGLVTVRNKAIKGKGAWYWSHLEPLLVHNNETGLPKAVKLRCFLCDAVFSASNPSRTASEHLKRGTCPNFNSAVKPISSVSPETGSGAGAGAVVVVSSPPPFSSSSVHRRKRSSPPSQQYGVDRLQMVTVSNLLPPQQPPPHLMLSGGKDDLGALAMLEDSVKKLKSPKTSPGIVLHKTQVDSAIDFLADWVYESCGSVSFSSLEHPKFRAFLTQVGLPPVFPREFVGSRLDSKFEEVKSESEARIRDAMFFQIGSDGWKKTKDYENDQSLVNLTVNLPNGTSLYRKAVFVNGSVPSNYAEDVLWETINGICGNLVQNCVGIVADKFKSKALRNLEIQNHWMVNLSCQYQGFNSLIKDFTKELPLFRTMTESCIKLTNFVNYTSPIRNSFHKYQLQEYGHTWLLRVIPMREFEDFNFEPVYAMIEDTLSSVRALQLVLLDESFKMVCMEDRNAREVGDMIRAVGFWNDLEAVHSLVKLVKDMAKEIESEKPLVGQCLLLWNELRTKVKDWCSKFNIAEGAIEKLIERRFRKNYHPAWAAAYILDPLYLIRDTSGKYLPPFKHLTPEQEKDVDRLITRLVSRDEAHIVLMELMKWRTEGLDPVYAQAVQMKERDPITGKMRIVNPQSSRLVWETYLTEFKSLGRVAVRLIFLHATSCGFKCSWSLWKWVCSHGHYKTSLDKVQKLIFVAAHSKLERRDFSSDEDKDAELFTLANGEDDVLNEVLVDSSSV